A window of Rutidosis leptorrhynchoides isolate AG116_Rl617_1_P2 unplaced genomic scaffold, CSIRO_AGI_Rlap_v1 contig196, whole genome shotgun sequence genomic DNA:
AAGGTGCAAAGATTTATGCGTATCCCTTCCTTCCTTAGTTATTGATATGTCTAAAATCAAGTTAGTTGAACGCTTTCGAATTCCGTTCATGGATTTTATAGCAAGCTTAATAGCGAATCGCCAGAGTGCTGAATTAACAAGCTTAACTATTCGGTGGTCTTGTAAGGAATTAGATTATGATGATGGATATAGGGAAACATATCGCATTATGTCCTTGTTGAGTAGTGCGATTCACTGTCGTATAAATGAAATTAATCTCAGTTTCAATCTTTATGATCATGTGGAATTCGTAATACCATTGGAGTTGTTTTATTGTGAATCGTTGACATCTTTAAAAGTGAGCATGAATAACGGTAAGCTGGAATTGCCCTGTCCTTATGGGTTTTCTTACCTGGAGAGCCTACAACTCGATGGGGTTGACATTGTTCATGCTGATTTTGGAGGGTGGATCTCATCTTTTTGCAAGTTTATGAAGAAACTCTTCCTCAAATCGGTTGTATGGCGCGAAGAACCTTAAAATTGCAAGTTCATCTCTTGAACACATCCGGATTGAGAGTTGCTGGTTTGAGCATCTTGGTATCTCATCAGGATCACTTGAGCACATAGAAATAGAGAGATGCACCTTATACAATCTTGACATCTCTGGACAATCACTTCAATCTATATGCATCAATTTGCACTCCAGGATACCATTACTGTTGAATATCTCTGCTCCAAACATCTTCTTGTTAAGTATAAAAAATTCTACAGATGGTTGCTCTTTGAGGAAGATGGATATGTCGCGAGTAGCCTCTCTCCTATTCACTCCTGGCAGGGATTAAAAGAAACCAAATTCAGTCGGTTTACTTTCAAGTATTGCTCAGTTTCAACACTTGTCGATCAGCTCTGGATGCATCAAGGTAAACATAGCATGGCCAATCATTTTATGTTTATTCTTGCTGTCGATGTTGGTGGTTATTGAGTTTATCTCGTCATGTTTTAGGTTCTGTACGAGGATAAGAGCTTACCATTTATCTTTAATAGCCTGCAAACGCTGGAATTGCACCATTCCTCTTTGACTGATGATGTCAACCCCCCAATAGCAGTATTTTTCCAAGGATTGCAGCTTGATGTTAAGACTCTGCATATTAAACCTGTTCAAGAATTTACGAAGGTAAACATTTCATGCATAGTTTTTTTCCCACACCTTTTGTTTACTTTTCAATTGGTATTGATCATACCCGATACTTTTTAACACCCAAGTCCTAACTTCTTCATTTTCTCTAGGAAACAAACGCTTCCTCTGCGAGCATGTCTGGATTTGGGGCTAACTTTTGGGAAACTCAGAATATCTTGTTCGTAGGCGGACTGGAAGAATTGCAAATAGATCTTGTTGGAGGGAAGAATGAAGAAGCCTTGGTGGAGTTTTTACTGAAAAATGGTAAGAAACTGAAGAAGGTGGTGATTTTGAGTGGTGGAACTTCTATACCGGCGAACATTTTGACCAAGCTGGTTTCTGCAGCTCTTGTTAGTGGTGCAAACTTGGAATCTAAAGAAGGAAAGATAGTACTTGAGTTAAATACTCAACCGATGGAGTAAAAGAAGCAGCCATACACGTGAAGCCGTTTTTATTTATCAGCCATTGGATTTTTTGTTAATGAAAGGTTGAATTGATGATCATTGATTTTCACCTTGTTTTTGTTTTCGTAAAACTCAAGTTTCGTATGGAATTTCATCTCGTTGTTATCTTGTCGATTCTTAACCAGTTAGATTTAGGATCCTGAAGTTTGTGAGAGGGAAACATGGATTGTTGGCTGTAGTACCAAATTCTAGGggaggcttttttttttttttcctgataAAAAGGGGAGGCTTCCTTAGAGTATACATTTCCATCCTCCTTTTATTATCCATTTTTATTGACCATGAGCTGACCTTAATTGGAGGAGAATTACATACGATGGAAATGAGACAATTTTGTAAAAGACAATTTTCTTTTATCTTTTTTTGaataatgaaatattattatttctattactccATTATGTATACAAAAGCAGACTCTTTCCTTCTTCAACTCCAGGCCTGGCAAATTTCAAGAAAAAGACTGCGTATTTCGACAGTATGGAGCGGGTGGGTTTgcctttttttttattataatgaaGTATATTATATACAATATTGCCTCGTGTCACGAGTTTGACTGGAGCCGACCATTTCTAATTACGAGTTCGATCTGGATTTAATTCGGTTCAGAGTTGATCATATTTTTTACCTAGCCAGTTCCGGGTCAAGCCCCAAAAATAAGTTGGACTGGTTAACGGACACCAATGAGTGACAATCCAACCTAGTAACAGATTTTCTCAGTGTTCGAGCTTGCTTGAAGGTTTCGACTTCTCTCGTCTCTGGTCTACTGAAAAGGCATCAATCAAGTACGTCTTACTTCTATTTGGCGATTTTCCTCATAACTTTGTTCTCCTTTTCCAGGTACCATCGATTCGTTTTAAATACTCCTTGTTAAATTCTTATTAGAGTATGTTATAATGCTGTCATTTCCCCATTTGTCAAACTGTGTTTTTTTCTTCCATGTAAGCGAAAAAAGATGTAATCTTTCCACATGATTATGTAGTTTATTGGCCCCTTTATGCTTTCCAGTGAGTATCTCATATTTTGAAGTTTCATTTGCAGTAAAGTGAACGGAAGGATTGAATTTCCGTGTCCTCAAATGCAACCCAGATGGAGATGGCTCCATCCGGTTCTAAGTCAAAAAGTTTGAGGGAAGAAGATAGGTTCAGCATTCTTCCAGACAATGTTTCTATCGTATTTTCTCCTTTTTGACTATTGAAGATATTGCTACATTAAGCTTTACATCTAAACGATGCAAGAAATTATGCCTATCTTCCTTGGTAATTGATATGGCCCAAATCAGTTTTGCTACTACATGTTATGCTCGACGAATTCAGTTCGTGGATTTTCTGGTGAGTTTACTAGCAAATCACAGGAATACTGAATTGACAAAATTAACTGTTCGGTGGTCTGTTAAGGAATTAGCTTATACTGAAACTTATCGGATTTTGTCTCTGTTGAATAATGCGATTCAGAGTAATGTCAATGAACTTGATCTCAGCTTGAAGATTGAGCATGGATTATTCATAGTGCCATTGGAATTGTTCTATTGCGAGTCTTTAACATCTCTTAAAGTGAACATGACCTATGCTAAGTTGGAACTTCCCTGTCCATATGGGTTTTCTCACCTTGAGAGCCTACAACTTAACGGGGTTGAAATTGTTTGGAGAGTGGATCTCATCTTTTTGCAAGTTCATGAAGAAACTGTACCTCAAGCAGTTATTTGGCGCGAAAAAGCTTAAAGTTGCAAGTTCATCTCTCGAACTCATACAAATTGAGAAATCTGGCTTAGGCCATCTTGATATCTCATCACATTCACTTAAGCACATGCAAATTGAAGAATGTTCGTTGGACCATCTTGATATCTCAGGAGAATCACTTGTATCTGTGTCTCACTTTGACCGACTGGGTGGATGGGAAAACATTGAATATATGCGCTCCTAACGTCTTGTCACTGTCGTTGAATGTTAATTCTACAAATTGTTGCTCTTTGGGGAAGATGGATTTGTTGCAGGCAGCTTCACTCTTATACTCTCCTGGTACGGATAGAAAGAAATCAAATTCAGTCGGTTTACTCTCTAGTATACCTCAAATCCACCACTTATCGATCAGTAGTGAATGCATCAAGGTAAGTATAGCATGGTCAATGACCAATGATATGATCTTGCTGTTTAGTGTTTCTTTGAAGAGATATTGTGCAAATGCTGACACTCTATTCATGTAAATAAAAACTGATGGGTTGAATAGACAGAATGTCAATAGTTAGTTAGTTGATTCAAAGCGAGGCAACAATTGAACTTTTTTCTATTTCCAAGTCTATTTTACTTTTCTTTGAACATCAtcaaagttgttgttgttattattataacttagtgTCATTATTACCGATCATGTGATTTAGTTTATCTTTGTCATATTGCAGGTTTTGGACGAGGATGAGTGCCTTCCATTTATCTTCAATAATTTGCAAAGTGTGGAATTGCACCACTCTTTTTTGACTGATGATGTGGTTCCCTCAACGGCTGCCTTTTTCCAAGGATTGCAGCTATGTGTGAAGACTCTGCATATTAAACCCATTAAAGGATTATAAAGAGTAAGATTGCATACAAAGTTTTCTCCACATATCCGTGCTTGTAACACCTGATATCTAACTTCTGTGAAAATATATTTAACTAATACATTTATTTTTTAGAAATGGAAGTATTCCTCTGCTAGCACATCTGGAGTTGGGGGAGATTTTTGGGAAACACAGAATATCTCGTTCGTAGGAGGATTGGAGAAACTGAAGATAGAACTTGGTGGAGGGAAGAATGAGGAAGGGTTATTGGAGTTCTTATTGAAGCATGCTACTAAACTTAAGAAGGTTTCATTTTGAGTGGCGACCCTTTTTTGTCGACAAACATCACGAGAAAGCTGACTTCCACAGCTTTTAGTGGTCCTAAGTTACAGTCTGGACAAGGAAAGATGGTGCTGGAGTTCAAGCACTCCTGATATATTATATGTGAAGCTACTGTATTACTCCATTATTAATCAGCCATGTACTAGTGTTTTGGTAATGGAAGTTTGAGTCAATGACTTTTACCCTGTGTGCTTGTCATTTTCTATCTTAGGAGTATGTTTTTTATCATAAATGGATCATTATTCTTTAGTAGCAGTTTCGAACTTGTAAGCTGTCACCTTTGTCCAAGTATGATTATTCTGTATTTTTCGAATAAACTGTATACAGATAGAACTATAAATTTCATAggagtattaattttttttttaaaagactaaATTTGACTAATTTATCTAATTTAATTAAGGGGATTTTTTTTTTCTCACGGTGACGCGGGAAAATCATGAATATCAATCGATCAtcaatactaatatattaatacTCAATGCATGAGAATGTCTATTTTCATAACATGAGAAATAATAtcctttaaaatatataaattattcatACGAGTTTTTATAATTAATTTTTGATAAGAAAAATTTATTTTGAAAATTTTATAGACAATAGCGAGACTTTTCAATTTGTTAAAATTGCAAATTTAAGTGCAAATTTTATTGTTAAATCAAAATTCGACACATGACATTTTATTGATGAATAGTAATTTGACACATGTATTTTAAAACTTTGAGTTTCATTAGGTTTTAAGTTGAAATTTTAAGTCAAtaatattattttctttttcctattCTAGTTAGaaaatcaaaacacaataaaaatataatgatttttaataaaattcTATCAATTACTTTTCCCTAATGtaataattttaatcctaataatttcCTATCTAAAATTTGCAATTGGAATAAATTAAAAATTTCTTCCTACTGTTTATACAAGTCACTGGGCTCGTCTGTTGGACGGAAAGTCCGTACCTTTAAAaattaatcatttaaatatatcatataaaaaattatataataattatttgtattaaacaTGATTAAATCTATGTCGAAtattatataaaatgtaattaTTTTATCtctatatcaattataattattttgattttatttcaaaatctacaatcctaaaattaaaaatttattttgttttcaaaataataaacaTAGCAAAAATTAAAAGTTACATATCAAGATTTaatttcataataaaatttattaacttACATCTAATCAATTTAGTTGTTCCAATTGTTTGAAAAATAAGCTATACCCATTTTAATTaagaatagaaaaaaaatataacggatATTTATTAGGCATAATGGTTTAATAAAagaattagaatatatatatatattatactttgattaataataatttttttaataaatgcACGTTTGATTAGGAAAAAAGAAAATATGCTCGTTTTAATTAGGAATTAGCGTAATACCCGGGAGTTGTCCCGAAATCGATATAAAATTGATCAATAAATTTGACAAAAATATCAACTTATTGTGTGCATATATCTTGAAAGtaaacttgacaaaaatatcaactTGCAAGTAATAAACAAATTAAAGGGTGATTTAAAAGAGGGAGAATTAGTACAAAAATAAACCTAAAAACTGAAGAAACATTGAGATGAAAAAAATAACTATCATAAAAGAGAGAATTGATCAAGATTATGAAAATTGAAACCTTGCAATGTAACATATGAAAAAAGAAGAGAATACTGGAGCAGAAATATGTAGAGAACTAATTATAATATTCTCTCATTAACATCTCATAAAACATCTTGTAATCCTCCATCATGCTCTTTATTTCTACAATTCCATCAAAATCATATAATTCCTAAATCAATTTCCAAAAATTTCAATCAAAACCATAATCCAAAAAGCAAAAATTCAATGAAAATTTGTGCCAAAATTAAATCGATGAAGTTGCTTTAATTAAATTGCCATTTGTTGATCTACAAAAATTTTTTAGCCATTGGTTTCATAGGAATTCATAATTGGATGATTAATCACAAACCCACCGTACGTATAGTTTGGTATGGTCAAATAGATTTATCTTTTAAGAAAGTGTCATTCATTTATATATGACTTTTACCAACCatcatatattttcatttttatttttaaaaatatttatatttaatagataaaataaaaattaaaaattttctaATTGGATAATCAACCTATTTTTAAAGGAAGCTCCACAATCTCCTAATTTAAAAAAATTTGTTTTAATAGTTTTGTTGATAGGAAAAAGgaatataatgaattttaattaagAAAAATTATTAATTGTTTCAAAAATAAGATATACCCGTTTTAATTAAAAATAGAAAACAAAATAGCAGATTTTTATTAagaataatagtttaataaaaaatgagaaaaaataatatttattataatttgaattggatttttttttaaaatatgctCGTTTGAATAGGATAAAAGAAGACATGTTTGTTTTAATTAGGAATAAGAAAAAATAATATAATGAATTTTATTTAAGAAaaattatttaataaaaaaattaatatatatagtgtattataattttattaaaaataattttttaaaataataattaaaaaattgattaggaataaaattattatattaagaaAAAGTAATTGTTGGAATTTTATTATGATTCATTTAgtttttattgtgttttgatttatttttattttttttataaatttttatattccTAATAAAAATCCGTTATATTTTATTTCCTATTCTTAACTACAACGGGTATATATTACTTTTCAAACGATTGGAACAACTAAATTTACTAGatgcaattataaattttattatgaaatcaaatctttatatgtaatttttattttattttttgctatgtttattatttttgaaaataaaataaaattttaattcgattatatattttgaaataaaatcaaaatcaaaataattataattgatataaagttaaaataattttcttttgatataatatttgacatgaagttaataatgtttaatacaaataattattatatgatatttttaaattattaatttttaaagatATGTACTTTCTGTCCAACAGAATGGTCCACTGACTTGAAAAATTAATTAACAACTTGTTAACAACATTAAAACATAAAATTacataaattaactaattaaacaaTACTAAATATTCGGTGCAATGTACGATTCGAGAAAAAAACTAGTTATTGATATTTGGAAAATGAAACGTTTCATTAGCCGACTCTTCCCTAGTAATAGAATAGTACTACCTCCGTATGTTACTATATGATTTTTTTAACTTTTTTAGATATATTGAAGAAGGggtgtatatatttattaatatcgaATGAAATGTTAATTTATGTACTTTCTGTCCAACAGAATGGTCCACTGACTTGAAAAATTAATTAACAATTTGTTAACAACATTAAAACATAAAATTacataaattaactaattaaacaaTACTAAATATTCGGTGCAATGTACGATCCGAGAAAAAAACTAGTTATTGATATTTGGAAAATGAAACGTTTCATTAGCCGACTCTTCCCTAGTAATAGAATAGTACTACCTCCGTATGTTACTAtatgattttttttaaattttttagatATATTGAAGAAGGggtgtatatatttattaatatcgaCTAAGTGCATCTttttttgaatttatgaagaaaagCTAAAAAAAACATGTATTAGTAGACGGAGAGAATATGTATTACTTCTTGATTTTGGAGTTTCTTTTCCTATTTACAGAACAAAAGGATTGATTTTTTGTGTCTTCTAATGCTACCCAGATGAAGATATCTCATGAAAATACAGAACGCAAACCAGATAATGGAAAGGATATGGAGAAAGAAGATAGGTTCAACATTCTTCCCGACTCTGTTGCTCATCATATCTTATCATTTTCGACAGTAGAAGACATTGCGAGATTGTTCTTTACTTCTAAAAGATGCAAAGAGCTGTGCCTATCAGTTCCATCCTTAATCATCGATTCAACCAAATCAATCTGGCTGTTAGATCTGCTGCTCGTCGAGTTCCATTTATGGAGTTTCTCGTGAGTTTATTAAGAAATCACCGGCGTGCAGAATTAACAAGCTTTGGCTATTTGGTGGTATACCACATTAACTTATAATGAATCATGTCGTATTTTATCGTTGTTGAATAATGCCATTCAGTGTCATGTGAAGGAATTTGATATCTGTTTGTGGCTCGAGCTTGTAGTATTTGCTATACCATCAGACTTGGTCTATTGCGAGTCTTTGAGATCTCTTAAAGTTGACTTGAATAAAAGCAAGATTGGCTTGTCGTATTTGTTCTCTCACCTCCACTGCTTACATCTTAAGGAGGTTGTGATCGATCATGCGGGTTTTGGAGAGTGGATTTCCAATTTTTGCAAGTTTTTGAAGAAACTGTACCTTCAAGAGTTGTCTGGGATAATTAAGCTTAAGATTTCAAGTTCATCTCTTGAAAGTATACATATAGAGAGTTGTTCCTTACACCAACTTGTTATATCTGGCCAATCACTTGTCGATATATACCTCGATGAACTGTTTAGCTCTTCGAGTAGGCCATCATTGAGTATATGTGCTCCGAATGTTTTGAAACTATCATGGTATAATTTCTCCACAAATTTTTACTATTTGGGGAAAATGAACATGTTGGAGTCTGTTGGCTTTGGTGTCTCTCCTGGTATGGATAGAATGAAATCAAATGATTTACTTGCAAGTATTGCTCAGACGAAAGACATGCACATCACATATGAATGTATTAATGTAAATTAGCATGACCAAATCCTTTATGAAATGCATGCAGAACTTTGAGTTGCAACTTCCAATAACCTATTTGTTACTGGGTGCTTAAAATCTTGTAATGACACTGATCTCGCTGTTTGGGTTTCTTTTGATGACCATGATGAGAAAAAGGATATTATAAAACTTTGAAGATCGAAATATGCATAATTTGGTCTTTAATTTAAATGGAGACATCATCATGAATTTTCTATTCTAACAGATATACCTTTTTGGTGGTATAGTTGATGTTGAATTGTTCATTTAATATTTGAGTCTTACCTCATGTTGTAGGTGTTGTACGAGGATGATTGCCTCCCATTTGTCTTTAATATTTGCAAAGCCTGGTACTATACCATTCTGTTTTGACTGATAGTGATGTTCCTTCACTGGCCATGTTTTTTCGAGGATTGCAGCTTTGTGTGAAGACCTTACATTTTATACCCTACCCCGAGTATGAAAGAGTAAGATTGTATCCCTCATATTCTCACTACTAATTCTGATGGCCACATTTCCATGCTTTGAACATCTGAGATTGAGATCTTACCTTTACATTTTCCATTTTGTTGATATGGTTTTGTCATTGGTCTTGTTCTATTTATCGGAGTGTTGCGACCTCAAAATCGTTGCAAATTGTCTCAATTTATATGAGTGGTTGCTTAGAACTGCATAATATTAGATTTTAGTCATTGAAACTTGGTGCGGTAATAAACAGGAAACCATTGTCTCTTTTTTATTGCCTTATGGCGTGATTACTTAGTCTATGCTTGTGTTTTTCCTATCTTATACATTCCGTGGAAAGTGGAATTCACACATATTCTGTTGGACCTACATAGTTTAACTACTTATTATGAATTTACTTATTGACATCGATAGCTTGAGTTTCCTTTCAAAAAGTTTAATTAATACTATACTTTTTTAGGAAGCATAATTGCCCTTTGCAGCCACAACTGGATTTGGGGCAAAATATTGGGAAACACAAAACTTTTTGTTCATAGAAGGATTGGAGGAATTGAAGTTTGAACTTTTTAGAGGAGGGAATGAAGAAGGGTTAGTGCAGTGCTTACTGAAGCATGCTACGAAGCTGAAGAAAGTTTTTATAAGTTATGGACATTCTTTGCCGACCAAATTTCATCCGAGCTGATTTATGCGGTTGCCAGAGGTGCAAGCTTCCGTGCTGAGGAACGAAAGATGGTGCTTGAGTTTTGAGCCTCTACCTATCACCAGTTAGTTGAAAATTAATTAATGTGTTTTTCCTCGGACTTTTGAAAACTAGTTAGAACATAATTTCATCTGATGGAGAGatgatgtaacgacccgaaaattcgaACTTAGATAATCGTGTATCGATAGTGACGTGCGGATATTTTAGTAATAGAATTTAATCGAGTGAAATCGACGCACGACTATTTTCATTAAATCGATTTGATTTTTCTTCGCGTAGAAGATGAATTTGATATTTTTCGGAAGTCGATTAGCGTTGTTATATGAGTAAATTGGCGAGTAATGTTTCGACCTAATGCTACAATATCGCGACTGGAGACCGAATTGCGAAACGGAAGAGTAATTACTACGGACCCACATTGatttttaataaaaaatttaaCTATTGTGGCGGGACCCACTCTCATGAGTGTGTCTTCCACCACCGACACCCTCTTCTCTCCCTCTAATGCATATACATACCCCCTCTCCGTCTCGCCATTTTTCACAGACACAACACAGCAAACACAGCAAACAAACACAACTCCATTTTTCATTCAAGCAAATACAGTCTTAAGCATTGTTACAATTTCACCAGAAACACAGAATTAATTATTCTCCGTAACAAGCCTACGGGAATATTAACTGTCAAATTATGCGAAAACATCCTAAATTAATTACACTATCTCACCGGAAATTTCTTGTCGCCGAACCGGATTTTTCTCTTCATCTCCGACGAGTATTGACAGCCACCCAAACCAAAAGCCACACTTCCATCTCAGTCCTTGTTCCGGCGAGTCCTAACGTCACAAATCAATTCCGACGACTCTGAGTTAACCGACGTCGACGAGCAGAGAGAGGGCGACGACGCGCTGTGTTACGCCGAGAGGAGCGAACACCTCCGAGGAGCCGAGCTATCCATCAGACAGTCGACCGCTGTCACAGACAGAAACTTCAATCGGTCGGTAAGACCTCCAATCCTTGTTATTTTTCCATAAAAAATCACGTAGAACGAATCAATAGGAACCAATTACAACATATATGAAAATTTTAACGAGATTCAAAGGAAGCACCTCGCCGGAAACCTTTGAGTCGGCGGTAACCCGTCTTAAAatcgttgttttaaaatgaaaaccacATAGAAATGGACGAGGAGGATGTCTAGACTAACATATATGAACACCAAGACAGGATCTAAGCTTTTTAAAAAAATTGAAACCGTAACTTTGACCGGATTTCTAGGCTTACCGGAGCCGGATAGGAAAAACCGACCTCACCATCGTGTTTATCTCGTCAAAATGAGTCGACCGTGAAAATTTCGCCAAATTACGGCGACAACCGCCGGCGGCCGCCGCCGTGGAAGTCGCCGGGATCTGGGAAATTCCGGCCGACCGCCGTGAGGTTAGAGAGAGAGAAGAACAGGAGAGAGAGAGGGAAAACGGGAGAGAAAATGAAATCCCGCCGGTTCGGATCGGGTATATATATTAGATTTATGATTAAATGACTACTTTGCCCTCAAGTTTTCAAGTAATTACAAAAATACATTCTGTCTTTGAAATGGTCAAAGGGTGAGACTGTCTTTTCCACTACCGAACTTAGTTAAATGACAGTTATAACCTTCAGTCTTTAAAATATTTACACGTAAAACCACGGGTCAGAAATAAAGTCAAAGGCCATTCTGGTCATTTGACTAGTCCGAACCTAATTTTGTATATTAAAGTAATATATTTATTTTCCGAAGCTAATAAAATCATTTTTACTTATCCAAACTTATGAAATTTTTACAGAAAGTCATAAATATTATCTTGAGCGAAATATGTAAATTTCGGGACTTTGGAAACATAATCATTTTATTTGAAATTCTGAGTTAATAAGgataatataaatatagttaagtaTTTCCCAAAATTATTTAAAGtgatatattaatttataaaaATTTCATAAAATGGCAGAATGTTATTTTATATTACTTGGAATATTATGAAAAATTTAAAAGTATTTTGTTAAAATAAGGAAATGATTTTAAGATAAATAGTAATTGAAATAATTAAAATGTTTTATGAGAGgaataaattaaataattataattaaattttggAAAAAATATTATTTACCAAATAAAATATAAGTTGATAATTTATAAACATGTATTTGTAAGTAAATATTTTCCGATAGTAATTAATTAATTGAATCGTGTAGGAAAAATTTAACGCGTAAGACGTACGAAGTTCACGTATTAATGTATCGACGTCATTAATTAGGGACTTCGATTAATAATTTATCGACGTCATTAAATCGGGAATTCACGCAGAACGAGACAAGACGACTTATCTAACCACGATTTAACATCAAACCTTTTCAAGTATACGAATTACTAATGATAGTATCGATTTTCAAACAGAACCGCAAGAGCTACTACGGAGGACGAATACGAAATTCACGACTTCAAGAACAGTGAGTTGTACTTTCTTTTTAATTAAGTATATTCACATTttacgagatatatatatatatattactatgccGTGAGTTATTAACGAATCGacgtttatgatttaattaaagaaTGCGGCATAGTTAGATGATATATTTTTGAAAAACTGAAGAGAATCATTTTAAAGACCCCAAGTAATGTTTAGATGTTTTAATGATGACGAGGTTTAAAGCAAATtgttgctttatatatatatatatgcgaaccCAAAACTTTTTATTCGAGGTCGAGGGGGATTTGGTTGACT
This region includes:
- the LOC139881794 gene encoding F-box/LRR-repeat protein At3g58930-like → MEIEISSELKRCKLIDLKEDDRFSILPDNVSYHIFSFFTIKDIAILSLTSKRCKDLCVSLPSLVIDMSKIKLVERFRIPFMDFIASLIANRQSAELTSLTIRWSCKELDYDDGYRETYRIMSLLSSAIHCRINEINLSFNLYDHVEFVIPLELFYCESLTSLKVSMNNGKLELPCPYGFSYLESLQLDGVDIVHADFGGWISSFCKFMKKLFLKSVLYEDKSLPFIFNSLQTLELHHSSLTDDVNPPIAVFFQGLQLDVKTLHIKPVQEFTKETNASSASMSGFGANFWETQNILFVGGLEELQIDLVGGKNEEALVEFLLKNGKKLKKVVILSGGTSIPANILTKLVSAALVSGANLESKEGKIVLELNTQPME